One genomic segment of Roseivirga misakiensis includes these proteins:
- a CDS encoding alpha/beta fold hydrolase — MKEPLILLHGAIGGITTLEGLKNAMELHFDIYSFNFSGHGKAEFSSKGFGIEVFADELSEFIRENNLIKPKIFGYSMGGYVALFLASTQPSLIGKIATLGTKFNWNPQSAALESSRLEPEVMKEKIPAYTDYLIKTHGYKWDELVIKTAQMMVELGDFPLLSSAQLEKIECDVRIMRGDQDTMVAAEESQNAARGISAASYFELPNTKHPIEKVDGSLLAKELLSFF; from the coding sequence ATGAAAGAGCCCTTAATACTACTTCATGGAGCAATCGGAGGAATAACGACGCTTGAGGGTCTAAAGAACGCCATGGAGCTTCATTTTGATATTTACAGTTTCAACTTTTCCGGGCATGGGAAGGCCGAGTTTTCTAGTAAAGGCTTTGGTATTGAAGTCTTTGCCGATGAATTATCTGAATTTATCAGGGAAAACAACTTGATCAAACCCAAAATATTTGGGTACAGCATGGGAGGTTATGTGGCACTTTTTCTGGCATCAACCCAACCCAGTTTAATCGGTAAAATTGCTACGCTGGGTACTAAATTCAATTGGAATCCGCAAAGCGCAGCTTTAGAATCTTCTCGCCTGGAGCCTGAAGTCATGAAAGAAAAAATTCCAGCCTATACCGATTATTTAATCAAGACACACGGCTATAAATGGGATGAACTAGTCATAAAAACGGCCCAAATGATGGTAGAACTTGGAGATTTCCCTCTTTTAAGTTCAGCTCAGTTAGAAAAAATAGAATGTGATGTGCGCATTATGAGAGGCGATCAGGACACAATGGTAGCGGCGGAAGAATCACAAAATGCTGCAAGAGGCATTTCAGCGGCAAGTTATTTTGAATTGCCCAATACAAAACACCCTATCGAAAAAGTAGACGGTAGCTTACTAGCCAAAGAACTCTTAAGCTTCTTTTAA
- a CDS encoding GAF domain-containing protein, whose protein sequence is MAEELIIKDSGTKAEKYETLIPQIEALVTGEPDLTANLANIAAALKYGMDFFWVGFYLVKEDQLVLGPFQGPIACTRIMKGKGVCGTSWDQGETILVDNVDEFPGHIACSSDSKSEIVLPAFKDGKVELILDVDSDALNDFDDIDRAHLERLMRIVEKLI, encoded by the coding sequence ATGGCAGAAGAATTAATCATTAAGGATAGCGGGACTAAAGCAGAGAAATACGAAACGCTAATTCCGCAAATAGAAGCGCTTGTAACAGGCGAGCCTGATTTAACGGCTAACCTAGCAAATATTGCTGCTGCGCTTAAGTACGGGATGGACTTTTTCTGGGTAGGGTTTTATCTAGTAAAAGAAGATCAACTTGTGCTTGGGCCTTTTCAAGGACCTATTGCTTGTACCAGAATTATGAAGGGAAAGGGTGTTTGTGGTACAAGTTGGGATCAGGGAGAAACTATTTTAGTGGATAATGTTGATGAGTTCCCTGGTCATATTGCGTGTAGTTCTGATTCCAAATCGGAAATTGTATTGCCTGCTTTCAAAGATGGGAAAGTCGAGTTAATTCTAGACGTTGATTCTGATGCCCTAAATGATTTCGATGATATTGATCGAGCACATTTAGAACGATTAATGAGAATAGTAGAAAAACTAATCTAA
- a CDS encoding ROK family protein, whose translation MRETAIGIDIGGTFTKFGLSDVDGNVLMEGSIPTYTHLEIKPFLDALSTAINDGLNQVHESFEILGIGIGAPNGNYYKGTIEHAPNLNWKGIVPFIDMFKAYYDLPMVLTNDANAAAIGEKVFGGAKDLNDFIVVTLGTGLGSGLVTRGKLIYGHDGLAGELGHTNVYPDGRECNCGKRGCLETYASASGIKRTVFKLLATNNDETPLRSYTYESLTAKKITEMALAGDPIALEAYEYTSDILGLKLADAAAVTSPEAIFLFGGLAKAGDILVKPTMKSFNEYLYPGYKGKINIRLSELMDRNAAVLGASALVWSEIVQNGAIQVPQQARAI comes from the coding sequence ATGAGGGAAACAGCAATTGGTATAGATATAGGAGGAACGTTCACCAAATTTGGTTTGAGCGACGTTGACGGAAACGTCTTAATGGAAGGCTCCATACCGACCTATACCCATTTAGAAATCAAACCTTTTTTAGACGCTTTGAGCACGGCCATCAACGATGGTCTGAATCAAGTTCACGAATCTTTCGAAATTTTGGGTATCGGTATCGGTGCACCAAACGGTAATTACTATAAAGGGACGATCGAACATGCACCTAACCTAAATTGGAAGGGTATAGTGCCATTTATCGATATGTTCAAGGCCTATTATGATTTACCGATGGTCTTGACAAACGATGCGAATGCTGCGGCTATTGGTGAAAAAGTTTTCGGAGGGGCGAAGGATTTGAACGACTTTATAGTCGTGACTTTAGGAACAGGCTTAGGGTCTGGACTTGTGACTAGAGGAAAGCTTATTTATGGCCACGATGGGTTAGCAGGAGAACTTGGGCATACCAACGTTTACCCTGATGGTAGAGAATGTAACTGCGGTAAACGTGGATGTTTGGAGACTTATGCTTCCGCTTCGGGTATCAAAAGAACTGTCTTTAAACTCTTGGCTACCAATAACGATGAAACGCCGCTACGTTCTTATACCTATGAATCGCTTACGGCAAAAAAGATTACTGAAATGGCACTGGCGGGCGATCCTATCGCACTGGAGGCTTATGAGTACACTTCAGATATTCTTGGATTAAAACTCGCAGACGCAGCAGCAGTGACAAGCCCAGAAGCTATATTCCTTTTTGGCGGCTTGGCAAAAGCAGGAGATATTTTGGTAAAACCTACAATGAAATCTTTCAACGAATATCTTTATCCTGGCTATAAGGGTAAGATTAACATTCGCTTGTCAGAATTAATGGATAGAAATGCAGCCGTTTTAGGTGCAAGTGCGCTTGTTTGGAGCGAAATTGTGCAAAATGGGGCAATTCAAGTGCCACAACAGGCACGTGCCATTTAG
- a CDS encoding Glu/Leu/Phe/Val family dehydrogenase, whose product MGYIEPAPIKDKANPFESMMSRFNIATEALGLDEQVYNVLKSPSKQVSVSLPVTMDDGSIKVFEGHRVIHSNILGPSKGGVRYAMDVNIDEVKALAAWMTWKCAVVDIPYGGAKGGIKCNPREMSAGEIERLTRAYTQSMTGVFGPDRDIPAPDMGTGPREMAWMMDEYSRSMGTTVNAVVTGKPLVLGGSLGRVEATGRGVMVSALAAMEKLKINPYHASIAVQGFGNVGSYAALLLTERGCSITAISDISGAYHNDNGIDIRSAIDYRNSNNGTLEGFDGAELMEDPNELLTLDVDVLVPAAVEDVIHSGNVDNVKAKLIVEGANGPTSAEADDIINKKGIMVAPDILANAGGVTVSYFEWVQNRLGYKWTRERVNRRSDRIMKDAFDKVYGASLKYKVPMRIAAYIVAIDKVSETYKFRGGY is encoded by the coding sequence ATGGGTTACATTGAACCGGCTCCGATAAAGGACAAGGCAAATCCTTTCGAGTCAATGATGTCTAGATTTAATATTGCGACTGAAGCACTAGGTTTAGACGAGCAAGTTTACAACGTTTTAAAATCTCCCTCCAAACAAGTTTCTGTTTCACTTCCTGTCACCATGGACGACGGGTCTATCAAAGTATTTGAAGGTCACCGTGTGATCCATTCGAATATTTTAGGTCCCTCTAAAGGCGGTGTTCGCTATGCGATGGATGTTAATATAGACGAGGTTAAAGCTCTTGCTGCTTGGATGACTTGGAAATGTGCGGTAGTCGATATTCCTTATGGAGGTGCTAAAGGTGGCATTAAGTGTAATCCTAGAGAAATGTCTGCTGGTGAAATCGAAAGGTTAACCAGAGCTTACACGCAGTCAATGACAGGTGTATTTGGACCTGACAGAGACATTCCTGCTCCAGACATGGGAACTGGTCCTAGAGAAATGGCTTGGATGATGGATGAATACTCCAGGTCCATGGGAACGACAGTTAACGCTGTTGTAACTGGAAAGCCTCTTGTATTAGGTGGTTCTTTGGGAAGAGTTGAAGCAACTGGCCGTGGAGTGATGGTTTCCGCGCTTGCAGCCATGGAAAAATTGAAAATCAACCCTTATCACGCTTCTATAGCTGTGCAAGGGTTCGGTAATGTAGGTTCTTATGCTGCTCTACTCCTAACTGAGCGCGGTTGTAGTATTACGGCAATCAGTGATATTTCAGGAGCTTACCATAACGACAATGGCATTGATATCCGAAGTGCTATCGATTATAGAAATTCTAATAACGGGACTCTTGAAGGCTTCGATGGTGCGGAATTAATGGAAGATCCGAACGAGCTACTTACACTTGATGTAGACGTTTTAGTACCAGCAGCCGTAGAAGATGTTATCCATTCAGGTAATGTCGACAATGTGAAAGCAAAACTGATTGTTGAGGGTGCCAATGGGCCTACTTCTGCTGAGGCAGATGACATTATCAATAAAAAAGGAATAATGGTAGCCCCAGATATTCTGGCTAACGCAGGGGGGGTGACCGTTTCTTACTTTGAATGGGTACAAAACAGGCTAGGTTACAAATGGACCAGAGAGCGTGTAAACAGAAGATCGGACAGGATTATGAAAGATGCCTTCGATAAAGTTTATGGAGCATCTCTAAAATATAAAGTACCTATGCGAATTGCTGCTTATATTGTGGCGATTGACAAAGTCTCCGAGACTTACAAGTTCAGAGGTGGCTACTAA
- a CDS encoding phosphatidate cytidylyltransferase: MNNLATRAITALIGVAIIIGAIVYDYRSFALVFLLIAILALNEFYGLLKSSGARPFRIWGLILGLVLYLLTFANWTDDLIKEYLYAIPVMIGSLFILPLLRSDKQNKANSVGLSILGVLYIAIPFCLVIPIAFIDGTFSYQLILGILFAQWANDTGAYFTGKSIGKTKLYESISPNKTWEGAIGGLFTAIGILAIFGIYFDQLSSIEWIGLAVVVSVFGTIGDLVESYFKRKLAIKDSGSTLPGHGGFLDRFDGLILALPFAFIYLLIIQ, translated from the coding sequence ATGAATAATTTAGCCACTCGCGCAATTACCGCACTTATTGGAGTAGCTATTATTATCGGAGCGATCGTTTATGACTATAGATCATTTGCTCTTGTATTTCTACTAATCGCGATTCTAGCGTTGAACGAATTTTATGGGTTGTTGAAATCAAGTGGTGCCCGACCTTTTAGAATATGGGGGCTAATACTCGGGTTAGTACTTTATTTACTCACTTTTGCCAACTGGACAGATGATTTGATCAAGGAATATTTATACGCAATTCCTGTTATGATTGGCTCCCTATTTATACTTCCGCTCTTGAGAAGTGACAAACAGAACAAGGCAAATTCAGTTGGACTTTCCATTTTGGGCGTACTCTATATAGCCATACCTTTTTGCCTAGTCATACCGATCGCTTTTATAGATGGCACCTTTAGTTACCAGTTAATCTTAGGTATTTTATTCGCTCAATGGGCAAACGATACTGGGGCATATTTTACTGGAAAAAGCATCGGGAAAACAAAACTTTACGAAAGCATATCGCCCAATAAGACTTGGGAAGGAGCCATTGGCGGCCTGTTTACAGCGATCGGTATACTTGCAATTTTTGGGATATACTTCGATCAGTTAAGTAGTATTGAGTGGATTGGTCTTGCAGTGGTCGTTAGCGTTTTTGGTACTATTGGCGACCTTGTAGAATCTTATTTTAAAAGGAAATTAGCGATCAAAGATTCTGGGAGTACTTTACCAGGTCATGGAGGATTTTTAGATCGTTTTGATGGACTAATTTTAGCACTACCTTTCGCTTTTATCTATCTACTGATCATCCAGTGA
- the prmC gene encoding peptide chain release factor N(5)-glutamine methyltransferase — translation MQKAKSKNLLLEIQERLEAIYGDRESLSIAKHYLLDRHDVNAIDLTLNKEITFLAAQFENDLNALSKGVPYQHVVGFTYFLNHKFETNANALIPRPETEELVDWIIKGSLTPNPVILDIGTGTGCIPISLKLALANSSCTGFDVSLEALELALKNAKNLRAEVNFESHDILQEDLKQGEYDIIVSNPPYIPQMEKSNMHENVTAHEPEIALFVPDNDPLLFYRNIAEKSLFGLKKGGHLYFEIHENYGLKTQKLLVDLGYSAVTLKKDLQGKDRMISAQKSS, via the coding sequence ATGCAAAAGGCGAAATCAAAAAACCTTTTATTAGAAATTCAAGAGCGATTAGAAGCCATTTATGGAGATCGGGAGAGTCTGTCCATAGCCAAGCATTATTTGCTCGATCGCCATGATGTTAATGCCATTGATTTAACCCTCAACAAAGAAATAACCTTTCTAGCGGCTCAGTTTGAAAATGACCTTAACGCTTTATCAAAAGGCGTACCTTATCAGCATGTAGTAGGTTTTACATATTTCCTTAACCATAAATTTGAAACCAACGCCAATGCATTAATTCCTCGGCCAGAAACTGAGGAACTCGTAGACTGGATCATTAAAGGTAGCCTAACTCCTAATCCAGTCATTCTAGACATCGGTACTGGTACTGGTTGTATACCTATTAGCCTTAAACTTGCCTTAGCGAATAGCTCTTGCACTGGTTTTGATGTGTCCTTAGAAGCTTTGGAGCTTGCCCTAAAAAATGCCAAAAATCTGCGTGCCGAAGTTAACTTCGAAAGTCACGATATTCTTCAAGAGGATTTGAAACAAGGTGAATATGACATTATTGTGAGCAACCCGCCTTATATACCTCAAATGGAGAAATCGAATATGCATGAAAACGTAACTGCTCATGAACCGGAGATAGCGCTTTTCGTGCCTGATAACGATCCCTTGCTATTCTATCGAAACATTGCCGAAAAGTCGCTCTTTGGTTTGAAAAAAGGTGGCCATCTCTATTTCGAGATTCATGAGAATTATGGCCTCAAGACACAAAAACTATTGGTAGACCTGGGTTATTCAGCAGTTACGTTGAAAAAAGATCTTCAGGGAAAGGATAGAATGATAAGCGCACAAAAATCAAGTTAA
- a CDS encoding phosphatidylserine decarboxylase family protein codes for MKIHKEGRVLLLVLFLVLIASLTGLLYLVEVSQEVFWAVIGFESLVFLFFLQFFRNPKRKTVLNDKLVIAPADGKVVVVENTPENEYFKGEERIQVSIFMSPLNVHVNRNPVTGLIKYFKYHPGKYLFAWHPKSSTENERTSVVYEIHKGVEILVRQIAGAAARRIKWYIDENQSVIQGKEFGFIKFGSRVDLFLPVGTKINVQKGQKTVGGQTVIAELD; via the coding sequence ATTAAAATTCATAAAGAGGGAAGAGTACTATTATTAGTACTCTTTCTTGTTCTAATAGCTTCCTTAACTGGCCTTCTTTATCTCGTAGAAGTTTCACAAGAAGTATTTTGGGCTGTCATTGGATTCGAATCCCTTGTTTTCCTTTTCTTCTTACAATTCTTCCGCAATCCCAAGCGAAAAACGGTACTCAACGATAAGTTGGTCATCGCACCAGCCGATGGAAAAGTGGTAGTGGTAGAAAACACACCCGAAAATGAATACTTTAAAGGTGAGGAACGAATTCAGGTTTCAATATTCATGTCTCCTTTAAATGTTCATGTGAACCGAAACCCAGTCACAGGACTCATCAAGTATTTCAAATATCACCCTGGAAAATACCTATTTGCTTGGCACCCCAAATCAAGCACCGAAAATGAGCGAACATCCGTCGTCTATGAAATTCATAAAGGTGTAGAAATCTTGGTGAGGCAGATTGCAGGAGCTGCCGCAAGGCGGATTAAATGGTACATAGATGAAAACCAAAGCGTGATTCAGGGTAAAGAATTCGGCTTTATCAAATTTGGCTCACGGGTAGACTTATTTCTACCTGTTGGAACAAAAATAAACGTTCAAAAAGGCCAAAAAACGGTTGGTGGTCAGACAGTAATTGCGGAATTAGATTAG
- a CDS encoding M56 family metallopeptidase, whose protein sequence is MLTDLFIWSLKVSLFFTLIYGSYWLLFRNNTRFQFRRTVLLLSLVIASVIPLLKIEIPISEQHPLHVSIPEIQPLSNQKPALDPPFENTIVELAPTTKSTIYWPEILITIYAIGLLASLTLMLIELFRLAYWYYMGARRRDIQSNVITHKNIKYPFSFWKWIFVPQGTDYDQEIWDIIEKHESAHLTQGHSLDMVFCGISQCLLWYNPIIHLFQKELKGNHEALADRHVLKFTDFNTYAKALLSVSVNANAMSLGHSFALVSTLSKRLKIMKRKKTRFAKTVSSTLFLVLLTLTIGSINALHGQETEEQARAKVAEKMSRGAFSFLYFNKLTVKHEKILNKLKADNPGKVISFRYLANDRYQEYLAAYQPDQETLFFDRLTESEQEEIFRIAKQDTTLKNITFKSDLTSKYSFGFDDFVKFGEEAVKTKNKYIVMYESLPKKMISDQPIYEASQVDKLPEPIGGLLNFEKSIALDAELPKDIDKTLLPKTIDYVLVVNGGNNISELNLITDIKEDNEEIDKIYKFMGTLHNEILEKIRAYYPWKRGIKDGKEVRVRIKIAIPTRYM, encoded by the coding sequence ATGCTAACCGATCTATTTATTTGGAGCCTTAAGGTAAGCTTATTCTTTACCTTGATCTATGGAAGCTACTGGCTGCTTTTTAGAAATAATACACGTTTTCAGTTTCGTAGAACAGTGCTACTCCTGAGCCTTGTTATAGCTTCGGTGATTCCGCTATTGAAAATTGAAATTCCAATTAGCGAACAGCACCCATTACATGTTTCTATCCCTGAAATTCAGCCTCTTTCTAATCAAAAACCTGCACTAGATCCTCCATTTGAAAATACAATAGTGGAATTGGCTCCTACTACCAAATCAACAATCTATTGGCCAGAGATTCTGATCACCATTTACGCCATCGGTCTTTTGGCCTCACTTACCCTAATGCTTATTGAGTTATTCAGACTTGCCTATTGGTACTATATGGGTGCTCGTCGAAGGGATATTCAAAGCAATGTTATAACGCATAAAAACATTAAATACCCTTTTTCTTTCTGGAAATGGATTTTTGTTCCTCAAGGAACAGATTATGACCAAGAGATTTGGGACATCATAGAAAAACACGAAAGCGCACATTTAACCCAAGGTCACTCTTTAGACATGGTTTTCTGTGGTATTTCTCAGTGCCTGCTATGGTACAACCCGATTATACATTTGTTCCAAAAGGAACTCAAGGGAAATCATGAAGCCCTTGCCGATCGGCATGTGCTTAAATTCACTGACTTTAATACCTACGCAAAGGCACTTTTATCTGTGAGTGTTAATGCAAATGCCATGTCTTTAGGACATTCTTTCGCCCTTGTTTCCACACTCTCGAAAAGACTGAAAATCATGAAACGTAAAAAAACACGCTTTGCCAAAACGGTGTCGTCCACCCTATTTTTAGTACTGCTAACGCTAACAATTGGTAGCATAAATGCACTACACGGGCAGGAAACTGAGGAACAAGCTCGGGCAAAAGTCGCCGAAAAAATGAGCAGAGGTGCATTTAGCTTTTTGTACTTTAATAAGCTTACCGTCAAACATGAAAAGATACTTAATAAGCTCAAAGCCGATAACCCTGGCAAAGTGATTTCCTTTCGATATTTAGCCAACGATAGATACCAAGAATACTTAGCGGCATATCAACCAGATCAAGAAACACTGTTTTTTGATAGATTAACAGAATCAGAGCAGGAAGAAATTTTTAGGATTGCCAAACAGGATACTACGCTCAAGAACATAACCTTCAAGTCAGATTTGACCTCTAAATATTCCTTTGGGTTTGACGACTTTGTGAAATTTGGAGAAGAGGCTGTAAAGACCAAAAACAAGTACATTGTAATGTATGAGTCACTCCCTAAAAAGATGATTTCAGACCAACCTATTTATGAGGCCTCCCAAGTAGATAAACTTCCAGAACCGATCGGAGGACTCTTGAATTTCGAAAAATCCATTGCCTTGGATGCTGAACTCCCCAAAGACATTGATAAAACGCTCTTGCCAAAAACCATTGACTATGTATTGGTTGTGAATGGAGGCAATAACATTTCAGAACTTAATTTAATCACAGACATTAAGGAGGACAATGAAGAAATCGATAAGATTTATAAGTTCATGGGTACGCTTCACAATGAAATATTAGAAAAGATCAGAGCTTATTATCCTTGGAAAAGAGGCATAAAGGATGGCAAAGAAGTAAGGGTTAGAATAAAAATTGCCATCCCAACTCGATATATGTAG
- the ribD gene encoding bifunctional diaminohydroxyphosphoribosylaminopyrimidine deaminase/5-amino-6-(5-phosphoribosylamino)uracil reductase RibD: protein MDKIKYMRRALELAELGRGTTSPNPMVGCVIVHNDQIIGEGFTQPYGQAHAEVMAIRSVENEKILPEATAFVTLEPCSHHGKTPPCADLLISKGLKQVVIGTVDNNPLVGGQGIAKMKEAGIAVEVGILEEECRAMNIRFFTALEKKRPYVILKWAQTADGFVARDNFDSKWISGSASRALVHQWRAHEDAIMVGTNTAKYDNPRLNVRGWEGKDPVRVVIDKKLQLSKDLNLFDGQQPTLVYNELEDHEATNLSYIKVDSSDYVNFILRDLNDRKIQSIIIEGGSGLLDSFINLNLWDEARVFTAPKTFTSGIKAPIINRKSFKTIPIEEDTLDFYRNSEPSELLKS from the coding sequence ATGGACAAGATAAAATACATGCGCAGGGCTCTTGAGCTCGCTGAACTTGGTCGAGGGACTACCAGTCCTAATCCGATGGTGGGGTGTGTCATTGTGCATAATGACCAGATTATCGGAGAAGGTTTTACCCAACCTTATGGACAAGCGCATGCAGAAGTAATGGCTATAAGAAGTGTGGAAAATGAAAAGATATTGCCTGAGGCAACTGCTTTCGTTACCCTCGAACCGTGCTCCCACCATGGAAAGACTCCACCTTGTGCCGATTTACTCATAAGTAAAGGTCTAAAACAAGTCGTCATCGGTACGGTAGATAATAATCCTTTGGTCGGTGGGCAAGGCATCGCGAAAATGAAAGAAGCCGGAATAGCGGTTGAGGTTGGGATACTGGAAGAGGAATGTAGGGCGATGAACATCAGGTTTTTTACGGCCCTTGAAAAGAAAAGGCCTTATGTGATTTTAAAATGGGCACAAACTGCCGATGGTTTCGTAGCCCGCGATAACTTTGATTCTAAATGGATTAGCGGTTCTGCATCTCGCGCATTAGTACATCAATGGCGAGCGCATGAAGACGCCATTATGGTGGGTACGAACACCGCTAAATATGATAACCCCAGATTGAATGTTAGGGGCTGGGAGGGCAAAGATCCTGTCCGTGTGGTCATAGATAAGAAATTGCAGCTTTCTAAAGACCTGAATCTATTTGATGGCCAACAGCCAACACTGGTTTATAATGAATTAGAGGATCACGAGGCCACTAACCTATCCTACATCAAAGTGGATAGTTCGGACTACGTCAACTTTATATTGAGGGATTTGAACGATAGAAAAATTCAATCGATAATCATAGAAGGTGGAAGTGGGTTGTTAGACTCGTTTATCAACCTTAACCTTTGGGACGAAGCTCGTGTTTTTACCGCACCGAAGACCTTTACATCGGGTATAAAGGCACCGATCATTAATAGAAAGAGTTTTAAAACGATACCCATCGAAGAAGATACTTTGGATTTTTACCGAAACTCGGAACCTTCTGAATTACTAAAAAGTTAG
- a CDS encoding BlaI/MecI/CopY family transcriptional regulator, translating into MKELTKAEEKVMQILWGLEKAFTREILEQFHADKPSYTTVATVLSVLEQKGFVANEMLGNSKRYYPLISKAKYSDFAMSNVMGKYFEGSLSRVVSFFADREKLDINELDAIIRILEEKKEED; encoded by the coding sequence ATGAAAGAACTGACTAAGGCAGAAGAAAAGGTGATGCAAATTCTCTGGGGGCTTGAAAAGGCTTTTACAAGAGAAATACTAGAGCAGTTTCATGCTGACAAACCGAGCTATACTACCGTAGCCACTGTGCTTTCGGTATTGGAACAAAAAGGATTTGTGGCCAATGAAATGCTCGGTAACAGCAAAAGATATTACCCGCTAATTAGCAAAGCCAAGTATAGTGACTTTGCCATGTCCAATGTGATGGGGAAGTATTTTGAAGGATCACTAAGTCGAGTCGTTTCTTTCTTTGCCGATCGTGAAAAGCTAGACATTAACGAGCTAGATGCTATTATTAGAATTCTGGAAGAGAAAAAAGAGGAGGACTAA